In the Flagellimonas sp. HMM57 genome, one interval contains:
- a CDS encoding serine hydrolase: MKRLTFMLRVCQKKDFLTNGNIEKGTIVVARIILLISRSLYLSKTLSFCRFNYNKGLLMKQLLMPILFLVLHLFSVVSCDKGISNADVGPNRLEKKVLKIAKQHNIPSIALQVKTGDAVLNVNYTHPDVKEQKIFGIGSTTKFLSATLILKLIEEGKLKLEGNAQDYVEDLAVVEKGDTIKIENLLNHTSGLSDYTMSPEWRETVVDGNGPKDFKTKFGYIDNELKNHGMYSYSNTNYLLLQKVVETVLSKSYDTAFNDFFESNGLEGIRLDDAESDLQAFYAENDKGSADVSGWKENYGYDGGAYSEPEALNMFLQKLFVEKLLVNEKTIALMASWISTDSMTIPIGEGNISEYGNGIMKLNYNGKEYLGHAGGTLKYQSFMFHDPKDGVSVSVVTNCSGKYYNTVFFQEIIPTILDAL, translated from the coding sequence TTTGTCAAAAAAAAGACTTTTTGACAAATGGAAATATAGAGAAAGGTACTATTGTTGTTGCAAGGATTATTTTACTGATTTCAAGAAGTTTGTATCTTTCAAAAACACTAAGCTTCTGTCGTTTTAACTATAACAAAGGCTTATTGATGAAACAGCTACTTATGCCAATACTTTTTTTGGTTTTGCACCTATTTTCTGTTGTATCCTGCGATAAAGGCATATCAAATGCCGATGTTGGCCCAAACAGGTTGGAAAAAAAGGTATTAAAAATAGCAAAGCAGCATAACATACCCTCGATTGCCCTGCAGGTAAAAACAGGTGATGCTGTTCTAAATGTAAATTACACCCACCCAGATGTCAAAGAGCAAAAAATATTTGGAATAGGGAGCACCACAAAGTTTCTTTCCGCAACACTTATACTCAAGCTTATAGAAGAAGGAAAACTTAAGTTGGAGGGTAATGCCCAGGATTATGTAGAGGATTTAGCAGTTGTTGAGAAAGGAGACACCATCAAAATTGAAAATTTACTGAATCATACCAGTGGTCTTTCGGACTATACGATGAGTCCAGAATGGAGAGAAACCGTTGTTGACGGAAATGGCCCAAAAGACTTTAAGACAAAGTTTGGATACATAGATAATGAATTGAAAAATCATGGTATGTATTCCTATAGTAATACCAATTATTTACTGCTTCAGAAGGTGGTTGAAACTGTATTGTCCAAATCCTATGATACCGCTTTTAACGACTTTTTCGAAAGCAATGGCTTAGAAGGTATCCGATTAGATGATGCGGAGTCAGATTTACAAGCTTTTTACGCAGAGAATGATAAGGGCAGTGCAGATGTTTCAGGCTGGAAAGAGAACTATGGATATGATGGCGGAGCATATAGTGAACCTGAAGCGCTTAATATGTTTCTACAAAAACTCTTTGTAGAGAAATTACTTGTCAACGAGAAGACAATTGCGCTTATGGCCAGTTGGATTTCAACGGATAGCATGACCATTCCTATTGGAGAAGGCAACATTTCTGAGTATGGTAATGGTATAATGAAATTGAACTACAACGGGAAGGAATATCTGGGACATGCGGGTGGCACGTTAAAATACCAATCTTTTATGTTTCATGATCCAAAAGACGGGGTTTCTGTTAGTGTAGTTACAAATTGTAGTGGAAAGTATTACAACACTGTTTTCTTTCAAGAGATTATTCCTACGATTCTTGATGCGTTGTGA
- a CDS encoding PAS domain-containing sensor histidine kinase, translated as MQRNRDKTIKPDGQKLSIAQLPFPIISLDQNLEVKECSSVLRTLFDFDGVNHQPISLQEIIGKLPKSFLKIRSSKEFNRTSLTENVEVISKKGELKWYKLSLHPDEYRLCYYLYFDDITKEKLALDISLQAEKTARIGSWEVDLINHKVFWSEMTREIHEESKDYVPNLETGISFYKEGKHRDRIVKVVSESIENGTPYDEELILVTAKGNEKWVRAIGKTEMVNGKACRMFGVFQDIDKAKRESIKYQELADRMRVAVASSNIGIWDYNLLEDRLLWDDNMYKLYGISKEDFSSEFSAWENTVHPEDKERALQEVEVSVKEGKEFNTQFRIKTQEGTIRHIHGRGKVFKDKDGTPVRMVGANMDVTRIKKTDDRLRQLLNITENQNKSLLNFAHIVSHNLRSNSSNLSMLTGMLLEKTDPKSHDKFLEMIKISSERLDETLVELNEIVKIQSDAGKDLQWVKVSPALQNALESINALIEEVDPEIIIEFPENLEIYAVKPYLTSIFLNLLTNSIRYRRPGQKLKIKIKAKVLSTQTVISFEDNGKGIDLDKHKDKLFGMYKTFHGNKDAKGVGLFISKNQMDAMKAIIEVKSKVNEGTTFNLCFSNND; from the coding sequence ATGCAGCGTAACCGTGATAAAACAATAAAACCTGATGGACAGAAGTTAAGCATAGCACAACTGCCATTTCCCATAATTTCCCTTGATCAAAATTTAGAGGTAAAAGAATGCTCTTCGGTTTTACGCACTTTATTTGATTTTGATGGAGTAAACCATCAGCCTATTTCACTTCAGGAAATAATAGGGAAATTGCCCAAGTCATTTTTAAAGATTAGAAGTTCAAAAGAATTCAATAGAACTTCCTTAACAGAAAATGTTGAAGTTATTTCTAAAAAAGGAGAGTTAAAATGGTATAAACTGTCATTGCACCCAGACGAGTACCGTTTGTGCTATTACCTTTATTTTGATGATATCACAAAGGAAAAATTAGCGCTGGATATTTCCCTTCAAGCTGAAAAGACCGCAAGAATAGGGAGCTGGGAAGTTGATTTGATCAACCACAAAGTTTTTTGGTCAGAAATGACCCGGGAAATTCATGAAGAATCCAAGGATTATGTTCCCAATCTTGAAACGGGGATTAGTTTTTATAAAGAAGGAAAGCATAGAGATAGAATAGTCAAGGTTGTTTCCGAATCGATAGAAAATGGAACCCCCTATGACGAAGAACTTATTCTGGTTACGGCAAAAGGGAATGAAAAATGGGTGAGAGCGATAGGAAAAACAGAAATGGTCAATGGAAAAGCCTGCAGAATGTTTGGGGTTTTTCAAGATATTGATAAAGCAAAAAGAGAAAGTATTAAGTACCAAGAGTTGGCAGACCGAATGCGCGTGGCCGTAGCGAGTTCCAATATTGGCATCTGGGATTATAATTTGTTGGAAGATAGATTATTGTGGGATGACAATATGTACAAATTGTATGGTATTTCGAAGGAAGACTTTAGTTCGGAATTTTCTGCATGGGAAAATACGGTTCATCCAGAAGATAAAGAACGTGCGCTCCAAGAAGTAGAGGTTTCCGTAAAAGAAGGAAAAGAGTTTAATACACAATTTCGGATCAAGACTCAAGAAGGTACTATAAGGCATATCCATGGCCGGGGTAAGGTTTTTAAGGATAAAGATGGGACTCCAGTTAGGATGGTCGGTGCAAACATGGATGTCACAAGAATCAAAAAAACGGATGATCGTCTTAGGCAATTGCTCAATATTACAGAAAACCAAAACAAAAGTCTCTTAAATTTCGCCCATATAGTATCGCATAATTTACGTTCAAACTCAAGCAACCTTTCCATGCTTACGGGAATGTTATTGGAAAAAACAGACCCGAAAAGCCATGACAAATTTTTAGAGATGATCAAGATATCTTCTGAAAGATTGGACGAAACCCTTGTAGAGCTGAATGAAATCGTAAAAATACAATCGGATGCCGGTAAAGATTTACAATGGGTAAAGGTGAGTCCGGCATTACAAAACGCTTTGGAAAGTATAAATGCGCTGATTGAAGAAGTAGATCCGGAGATTATTATAGAATTTCCTGAAAACCTAGAGATATATGCAGTCAAACCATATTTGACAAGCATTTTTTTAAATCTCTTGACCAATAGTATAAGATACCGAAGACCAGGGCAAAAACTTAAGATCAAGATAAAAGCAAAAGTACTTTCAACCCAGACTGTTATTTCTTTTGAAGATAACGGAAAGGGCATTGATTTGGACAAGCACAAGGATAAACTATTTGGTATGTACAAAACATTTCATGGCAATAAGGATGCAAAAGGAGTAGGATTGTTCATATCAAAAAACCAAATGGATGCCATGAAAGCAATAATTGAAGTAAAAAGCAAAGTAAACGAAGGAACTACATTTAACCTTTGTTTTAGCAATAATGATTGA
- a CDS encoding response regulator, whose amino-acid sequence MVAKKVFLIDDDYIFRTAADILIKVSEITDEIIQYENGLDAYNALVELKDRTEELPELILLDINMPVMNGWEFLEELKQNPTLINGKSHIYILTSSIAPEDLNLSKKYEFIKGYITKPLTKADLKKMHNTLIKECTKV is encoded by the coding sequence ATGGTAGCAAAAAAAGTCTTTTTGATCGATGATGATTATATATTCAGAACAGCCGCTGATATTCTTATAAAAGTCAGTGAAATAACCGATGAGATTATACAATATGAAAACGGCCTTGATGCTTATAATGCATTAGTTGAATTAAAGGATAGAACAGAAGAATTACCAGAACTCATTTTATTGGACATTAATATGCCCGTTATGAACGGTTGGGAATTTTTAGAAGAATTGAAACAAAATCCAACCCTGATCAATGGAAAATCCCACATTTACATACTAACTTCTTCCATAGCACCAGAAGACCTTAATTTATCTAAAAAGTACGAGTTTATAAAAGGGTATATCACCAAGCCGCTTACCAAAGCAGATTTAAAAAAAATGCACAACACCCTAATTAAGGAGTGCACCAAAGTTTAA
- a CDS encoding sulfite exporter TauE/SafE family protein, which translates to MAATATFLMGTSKAGLKGLSIFNVTLMALAFGARESTGILMPLLLVGDIFAVIYYNRHTQWKYILRFLPWMITGILIGVLVGKDLPEKQFKIGMVAVIFISLAVLVYWGRRKSKSVPTHWGFAGSIGIFAGICTMIGNLAGAFTNIFFLAMRLPKNEFVGTAAWLFLITNLFKLPFHVFVWKTISIDTLLINVKLLPAIFTGLLLGVFIVKRINERNYKKFIILVTAIGAVAILFK; encoded by the coding sequence ATGGCCGCCACAGCTACATTCTTAATGGGCACGTCCAAAGCTGGTTTAAAAGGCTTATCCATTTTTAATGTCACCCTTATGGCATTGGCTTTTGGAGCAAGGGAATCAACAGGTATCTTGATGCCTTTATTACTGGTTGGAGATATCTTTGCGGTAATCTATTACAACCGACATACACAATGGAAATATATCCTTCGTTTTTTACCGTGGATGATTACGGGTATTTTAATAGGTGTTTTGGTAGGTAAGGACTTGCCCGAAAAACAATTCAAAATAGGAATGGTGGCTGTAATATTTATCAGTTTGGCCGTACTGGTTTATTGGGGTAGGCGCAAATCAAAATCTGTGCCCACTCATTGGGGTTTTGCGGGCAGTATTGGCATATTTGCGGGAATTTGCACTATGATAGGGAATTTGGCTGGGGCATTTACAAATATTTTCTTTTTGGCCATGCGATTACCGAAGAACGAATTTGTGGGCACCGCTGCTTGGCTATTTTTGATCACCAACTTATTTAAACTCCCTTTTCATGTTTTTGTCTGGAAGACCATTTCAATAGATACTTTATTAATCAATGTAAAATTACTTCCGGCAATTTTTACCGGGCTCTTATTGGGGGTTTTTATTGTAAAAAGAATCAACGAACGAAACTATAAAAAATTCATCATATTGGTTACCGCTATTGGAGCTGTAGCGATATTGTTTAAATAG
- a CDS encoding sodium:solute symporter family protein yields MDIQTLDYSIIFGFFALVLFIGIYVSKKSGKNTAEYFLSGRNMPWWLLGFSMVATTFSTDTPNLVTDFVRTDGVSGNWGWWVFLLTGLLTVFVYAKLWRKSNVATDMEFYDLRYGGRPAHFLRGFRSLYLGVIFNVMAMAGVTLAAIKIGQVMLGISPLQTVLVAGSITVIFSAIGGFRGVVYTDFILFFVAIAGAIGAAIYLVNLPEVGGLSNILQNDLVRSKMSILPEFSDTEALMTILVVPLAVQWWSAWYPGGEPGGGGYVAQRMLAAKNENHAVGATFFFNILHYALRPWPWILVALASLVVFPDLESIQAAFPNIEESKLGHDLAYSAMLTKLPSGLLGIVLASLGAAYMSTISTHLNWGSSYVVNDFYKQQINKNASEKELVNVGRITTIILMVLSAIFALTLTNAVELFDIIIMFGAGTGLIFILRWFWWRINAWSEIVAMFASGFISILFWQFDAVLFSGEAAVFPAWAKFPLVVVITTIVWLATTFLTKPESEEVLRNFYEKTEPGGPGWKKIRESAKTNDGQKWMVPSGILAMLLGCVLVYSCLFATGNWIYGNYELAAGLTVLVLVSAIVLRKVWDKMKNVF; encoded by the coding sequence ATGGATATTCAGACCTTAGACTACAGCATTATTTTCGGCTTTTTTGCCTTAGTACTTTTTATTGGTATTTATGTTTCCAAAAAATCAGGCAAGAATACTGCGGAGTATTTTTTATCAGGAAGAAATATGCCATGGTGGCTATTGGGCTTTTCTATGGTAGCGACCACATTTTCTACAGATACGCCCAACTTGGTAACCGATTTTGTTCGAACGGATGGAGTATCGGGAAACTGGGGTTGGTGGGTCTTTTTGTTGACAGGTCTTTTAACGGTTTTTGTATATGCTAAATTATGGCGGAAATCCAACGTTGCTACAGATATGGAATTCTATGATTTGCGTTATGGGGGAAGACCGGCACATTTCTTGAGGGGGTTCCGTTCTTTATATTTAGGGGTGATATTCAATGTTATGGCAATGGCGGGAGTGACCTTGGCAGCCATTAAAATTGGTCAGGTCATGTTAGGGATTTCACCCCTACAGACCGTATTGGTCGCAGGAAGTATAACCGTCATTTTTAGCGCTATCGGGGGTTTTAGGGGCGTTGTCTACACAGACTTTATCCTTTTTTTTGTAGCTATTGCTGGGGCAATAGGAGCGGCCATTTATTTGGTCAACCTTCCCGAGGTGGGTGGGCTTTCCAATATTTTACAGAATGATTTGGTACGAAGCAAGATGTCCATCTTACCAGAATTCTCGGATACAGAGGCATTGATGACCATATTGGTGGTGCCCTTGGCCGTGCAATGGTGGAGTGCTTGGTATCCGGGCGGTGAACCAGGTGGTGGCGGTTATGTGGCACAGCGTATGTTAGCGGCCAAAAATGAGAATCATGCTGTGGGGGCCACATTTTTCTTTAATATTTTGCATTACGCCTTGCGTCCGTGGCCATGGATTTTAGTCGCCCTAGCATCTTTAGTGGTCTTCCCTGATTTGGAAAGTATACAAGCAGCATTTCCCAATATTGAAGAAAGTAAGTTGGGCCATGATTTGGCGTATTCCGCAATGTTGACCAAGCTCCCCTCCGGATTATTGGGCATTGTACTAGCATCGCTGGGGGCAGCATATATGTCCACTATTTCCACACATTTAAACTGGGGCTCATCTTATGTGGTCAATGATTTTTACAAGCAACAGATCAACAAGAATGCTTCAGAAAAAGAATTGGTTAATGTGGGGCGTATCACTACAATAATTTTAATGGTTTTAAGTGCTATTTTTGCTTTGACCTTGACCAATGCAGTAGAACTGTTCGATATTATCATCATGTTCGGGGCGGGTACCGGACTTATTTTTATTCTGCGCTGGTTTTGGTGGCGTATCAACGCTTGGAGTGAGATAGTGGCTATGTTTGCTTCTGGTTTTATCTCAATACTGTTCTGGCAGTTTGATGCTGTTTTGTTTTCTGGCGAAGCTGCTGTGTTTCCAGCTTGGGCAAAATTTCCGTTAGTAGTGGTGATAACGACCATAGTCTGGTTGGCCACTACCTTTTTAACAAAACCGGAAAGTGAAGAGGTGCTTCGAAATTTCTATGAGAAAACAGAACCGGGAGGCCCGGGATGGAAAAAAATAAGGGAATCCGCAAAGACTAACGATGGTCAAAAATGGATGGTGCCTTCGGGTATTTTGGCCATGCTTTTGGGTTGTGTTTTGGTCTATAGCTGTCTTTTTGCTACAGGTAATTGGATTTACGGGAACTACGAACTAGCAGCAGGACTTACTGTTTTGGTTTTAGTATCGGCCATTGTATTAAGAAAAGTTTGGGATAAGATGAAGAATGTGTTTTAA
- a CDS encoding riboflavin synthase — translation MFTGIIETLGKIERLEKEGDNLHITIASKITSELKIDQSVAHNGVCLTVVAIEGSLYTVTAIEETLQKTSLGFLEVGAMVNLERAMVLGARLDGHIVQGHVDQTANCIAIEEKDGSWFFSFQYDSHLNNVTIEKGSITIDGVSLTVVDSQKDTFSVAIIPYTYEHTRFNTYKIGTVVNLEFDVIGKYVSRLLELRN, via the coding sequence ATGTTTACTGGCATTATCGAGACTTTAGGAAAAATTGAAAGACTGGAAAAGGAGGGTGACAACCTGCACATCACTATAGCTTCAAAAATTACTTCGGAATTGAAAATTGACCAAAGTGTAGCACATAATGGGGTTTGTTTGACCGTTGTTGCCATAGAAGGAAGTTTGTACACGGTCACCGCTATTGAAGAAACTTTGCAAAAAACGAGTCTAGGGTTCTTGGAAGTGGGGGCTATGGTAAATTTAGAAAGAGCCATGGTTCTTGGCGCACGATTGGATGGTCACATCGTACAGGGACACGTGGATCAAACCGCAAACTGTATTGCCATTGAAGAAAAAGACGGAAGTTGGTTTTTCAGTTTTCAATATGATTCACATCTCAATAATGTGACCATCGAAAAAGGTTCTATTACCATAGATGGCGTGAGTCTGACCGTTGTTGATTCCCAAAAAGATACGTTTAGCGTTGCCATTATTCCATATACTTACGAACACACACGTTTTAATACCTACAAAATCGGAACGGTTGTAAACCTTGAATTTGACGTAATCGGGAAATATGTATCGCGTTTGTTGGAGCTGCGAAATTGA
- the pdxA gene encoding 4-hydroxythreonine-4-phosphate dehydrogenase PdxA, producing MREKGKIKLGISIGDFNGIGCEVALKTFLDNRMLDFCTPIFFASNKMISKQKNDLGLTISFNGVKDAQHAVDGKINVVNIWKDTPTVEFGKATEESGKYAIKSLRAAVTALKSDKIDVLVTAPINKNNIQADDFKFPGHTDYLAQELNGESLMFMVADTLRVGLLTDHIAVKEVAQSITPKLIQEKVRTMEESLKKDFRIRRPKIALLGINPHSGDNGTIGEEDDKILKPAIQELFDKGILVYGPYSADSFFGSNGHKKFDAILAAYHDQGLIPFKTLSFGKGVNYTAGLEKVRTSPDHGTAYEIAGTGQADESSFKEAVFTAIQVFKNREEYKILNKNPLQKQRVKRTS from the coding sequence ATGAGAGAAAAAGGAAAAATAAAACTGGGAATTTCAATAGGGGATTTCAATGGTATAGGGTGTGAGGTAGCGCTAAAAACTTTCCTGGATAATCGAATGCTGGATTTTTGTACCCCGATTTTTTTTGCATCGAACAAAATGATTTCCAAACAAAAAAATGATTTAGGCCTTACTATCAGCTTTAATGGGGTAAAAGATGCGCAACATGCTGTTGATGGGAAAATCAATGTCGTCAATATATGGAAAGATACACCCACAGTTGAATTTGGAAAAGCCACTGAGGAAAGTGGTAAGTATGCTATTAAATCGCTGCGGGCTGCAGTAACTGCGTTAAAAAGTGATAAGATAGATGTTTTGGTCACTGCACCCATAAACAAGAACAACATTCAAGCGGACGATTTTAAATTTCCAGGGCATACAGACTACCTCGCCCAAGAACTAAATGGAGAAAGCCTAATGTTTATGGTGGCAGATACATTGCGTGTAGGGTTGCTTACTGACCACATAGCTGTTAAAGAGGTGGCCCAGTCAATTACACCAAAATTGATACAAGAAAAAGTACGTACCATGGAGGAATCCCTTAAAAAGGATTTTAGAATACGAAGACCCAAAATAGCATTATTGGGAATAAACCCACATAGTGGCGATAATGGTACTATTGGAGAAGAGGATGATAAAATTTTGAAACCAGCTATACAGGAATTGTTCGATAAAGGAATACTGGTCTATGGGCCATACTCCGCAGACAGTTTTTTTGGTTCCAATGGGCACAAAAAGTTTGATGCAATTTTGGCGGCATACCACGATCAAGGACTCATACCGTTCAAAACACTTTCGTTTGGTAAGGGCGTAAATTATACGGCAGGATTGGAAAAAGTAAGAACGTCTCCCGATCACGGTACGGCATACGAAATCGCTGGAACGGGACAGGCGGACGAAAGCTCTTTTAAGGAAGCGGTTTTTACTGCAATTCAAGTATTTAAGAATAGGGAAGAATATAAAATATTGAACAAAAACCCATTACAAAAGCAAAGAGTCAAACGAACAAGCTAA
- a CDS encoding DUF177 domain-containing protein produces MMKLKEFFIPFSGLKLGKHEFEYTIENTFFESFDYQEFNGASIETIAVLDKMSTMMELDIEAKGTVNVDCDLTGEPFDLPVTATLHLVIKFGEEYNDENDEILIIPHGEYQINIAQYIYEMLALAVPQKRIHPGVEDGTLQSEILDKLEELQPKEIKEQSENTDPRWDDLKKLLTDK; encoded by the coding sequence ATGATGAAGCTAAAGGAGTTTTTTATTCCTTTTTCGGGATTAAAGTTAGGAAAGCACGAGTTTGAGTATACGATTGAAAATACGTTCTTTGAATCTTTTGATTATCAGGAATTTAATGGCGCATCTATAGAGACCATCGCTGTCTTGGACAAGATGAGTACTATGATGGAGTTGGATATTGAGGCAAAAGGAACTGTAAATGTGGATTGTGATTTAACGGGAGAACCGTTTGATTTGCCCGTTACAGCAACATTGCATTTGGTCATTAAGTTCGGGGAAGAATATAACGATGAAAATGATGAGATTCTTATTATTCCCCATGGCGAGTACCAGATTAATATTGCGCAATACATTTATGAAATGTTAGCGTTGGCAGTTCCACAAAAACGAATACACCCAGGTGTAGAAGATGGAACGCTTCAATCGGAAATCTTGGATAAGCTTGAAGAATTACAACCAAAAGAAATCAAGGAACAATCAGAAAATACAGATCCCAGATGGGACGATTTAAAAAAGTTACTAACGGACAAATAG
- the rpmF gene encoding 50S ribosomal protein L32, translated as MAHPKRKISKTRRDKRRTHYKATMPTIAKDSVTGEMHLFHRAHWHEGKLYYKGQVLIDKTEEETAA; from the coding sequence ATGGCACATCCTAAAAGAAAAATATCAAAAACCAGAAGAGATAAAAGAAGAACCCATTACAAGGCGACTATGCCAACAATTGCCAAGGATTCCGTAACAGGAGAAATGCACTTGTTCCACAGGGCTCACTGGCACGAAGGTAAATTGTACTACAAGGGTCAGGTTTTAATCGATAAAACAGAGGAAGAAACTGCTGCGTAA
- a CDS encoding beta-ketoacyl-ACP synthase III, translating into MKKQTAAITAVGGYVPEFILSNKVLETMVETNDEWITSRTGIKERRILKEENAGTSFLAIKAAEDLIHKSGVDPKEIDFVLVATATPDLPVAATAAYVASEIGAVNAFSYDLQAACSSFLFGMSTAASYIESGRYKKVLLIGADKMSSIIDYTDRTTCIIFGDGAGAALFEPNDEGLGLQDEYLRTDGVGRQFLKIEAGGSILPPSEETVKNKQHYVFQDGKSVFKFAVSNMADVSALIMDRNNLTKEDVQWLVPHQANKRIIDATANRMGVDADKVMINIHKYGNTTSATLPLLLHDYEKQLKKGDNLIFAAFGGGFTWGSIYLKWAYNS; encoded by the coding sequence ATGAAAAAACAAACAGCAGCTATTACAGCTGTGGGAGGCTATGTTCCAGAGTTCATTTTATCTAACAAAGTGTTAGAAACCATGGTGGAAACCAATGATGAATGGATAACCAGCAGAACAGGAATAAAAGAACGACGAATCTTAAAAGAAGAAAATGCAGGAACTTCTTTTCTTGCTATCAAAGCTGCAGAAGATTTAATACATAAAAGCGGGGTAGATCCAAAAGAAATAGATTTTGTTTTAGTTGCTACAGCGACACCAGATTTGCCAGTTGCAGCAACAGCCGCTTACGTAGCTTCGGAAATTGGAGCGGTAAATGCATTTTCTTACGATTTACAAGCCGCTTGTTCCAGCTTTCTTTTTGGAATGTCTACGGCAGCCAGTTATATAGAATCTGGCAGGTATAAAAAAGTATTGTTGATCGGAGCTGATAAAATGTCTTCCATCATTGATTATACGGACCGTACAACGTGTATCATATTCGGTGATGGAGCAGGAGCCGCATTGTTTGAACCAAACGATGAAGGGTTAGGGCTTCAGGATGAATATTTACGGACAGATGGAGTTGGTCGTCAGTTTTTAAAAATAGAAGCAGGAGGCTCTATTTTACCACCTTCGGAAGAAACGGTCAAGAACAAGCAGCATTATGTCTTTCAAGATGGGAAGTCGGTATTTAAATTTGCCGTATCCAACATGGCCGATGTCTCTGCCTTGATAATGGATAGAAACAATCTGACAAAAGAGGATGTGCAATGGCTGGTGCCACACCAAGCCAATAAACGTATCATAGATGCTACAGCCAACAGAATGGGCGTTGATGCCGATAAAGTCATGATCAATATTCATAAGTACGGTAATACTACCTCGGCAACGTTGCCACTATTATTGCATGACTATGAAAAGCAATTAAAAAAAGGGGACAATCTCATTTTTGCAGCTTTTGGTGGCGGATTTACATGGGGATCTATTTATTTAAAATGGGCCTACAATTCATAA
- the accB gene encoding acetyl-CoA carboxylase biotin carboxyl carrier protein, producing MDIKEIQSLIKFVAKSGASEVKLEMEDIKITIRTGSDAVAPETTIVQQIPMAQAPAAPMMQAPAAGEPAAPQTSEPAAASEDSKYITIKSPIIGTFYRKPSPDKPVFVEVGSTINPGDVLCVIEAMKLFNDIESEVAGKIVKVLVDDSSPVEFDQPLFLVDPS from the coding sequence ATGGACATTAAGGAAATTCAAAGTTTAATCAAGTTTGTAGCTAAATCGGGTGCCAGCGAGGTAAAGTTGGAGATGGAAGACATAAAGATTACGATTCGTACGGGAAGTGATGCTGTTGCCCCAGAAACTACGATAGTTCAGCAGATTCCTATGGCACAAGCTCCTGCAGCTCCAATGATGCAAGCTCCTGCAGCGGGTGAGCCAGCAGCACCTCAAACTTCAGAGCCGGCAGCGGCAAGCGAAGATTCAAAATACATTACCATCAAATCTCCAATTATTGGAACCTTCTATAGAAAACCATCACCTGACAAGCCAGTTTTTGTTGAGGTTGGAAGTACTATCAATCCTGGAGACGTACTTTGTGTTATTGAAGCGATGAAACTTTTCAATGATATCGAATCTGAAGTTGCCGGTAAAATCGTCAAGGTATTGGTCGATGATTCCTCACCTGTAGAGTTTGATCAACCCTTGTTCTTAGTTGATCCCTCATAA